One segment of Drosophila mauritiana strain mau12 chromosome 3R, ASM438214v1, whole genome shotgun sequence DNA contains the following:
- the LOC117144036 gene encoding protein archease-like isoform X2, with product MFSEIHGWGSSLKEAFEQCGVAMFGYMTELDYVSVEQCFEIDAHGDDLESLLFHFLDELLFLFSAEPYLVCKKLEITKFDVENFEICCRCYGEPFELGKHPQGTEVKAITYSAMQIVQDAEASNYEVFVIIDI from the exons ATGTTCAGTGA AATTCACGGATGGGGATCGTCGCTGAAAGAGGCGTTCGAACAGTGCGGAGTGGCCATGTTCGGATATATGACCGAACTGGATTACGTGTCCGTGGAGCAGTGCTTTGAAATCGATGCGCATGGAGATGATCTGGAGAGCTTACTCTTTCACTTTCTGGACGAGCTGCTGTTCCTGTTCTCCGCCGAACCGTATCTGGTGTGCAAGAAGCTGGAGATCACCAAGTTCGATGTGGAAAACTTTGAGATTTGCTGCCGTTGTTACGGGGAACCATTTGAACTGGGGAAACATCCGCAGGGCACCGAGGTGAAGGCAATCACATACTCGGCCATGCAAATCGTTCAGGACGCGGAGGCCAGCAACTACGAGGTGTTTGTGATAATTGACATTTGA
- the LOC117144036 gene encoding protein archease-like isoform X1: protein MEVEFSRENFLLPEMKYEYLDHTADVQIHGWGSSLKEAFEQCGVAMFGYMTELDYVSVEQCFEIDAHGDDLESLLFHFLDELLFLFSAEPYLVCKKLEITKFDVENFEICCRCYGEPFELGKHPQGTEVKAITYSAMQIVQDAEASNYEVFVIIDI, encoded by the exons ATGGAGGTGGAATTCAGTAGGGAGAACTTCCTGCTGCCGGAGATGAAGTACGAGT ACCTGGATCACACGGCGGATGTTCA AATTCACGGATGGGGATCGTCGCTGAAAGAGGCGTTCGAACAGTGCGGAGTGGCCATGTTCGGATATATGACCGAACTGGATTACGTGTCCGTGGAGCAGTGCTTTGAAATCGATGCGCATGGAGATGATCTGGAGAGCTTACTCTTTCACTTTCTGGACGAGCTGCTGTTCCTGTTCTCCGCCGAACCGTATCTGGTGTGCAAGAAGCTGGAGATCACCAAGTTCGATGTGGAAAACTTTGAGATTTGCTGCCGTTGTTACGGGGAACCATTTGAACTGGGGAAACATCCGCAGGGCACCGAGGTGAAGGCAATCACATACTCGGCCATGCAAATCGTTCAGGACGCGGAGGCCAGCAACTACGAGGTGTTTGTGATAATTGACATTTGA
- the LOC117144035 gene encoding circadian clock-controlled protein — protein sequence MSQQWLSNCARLLVFLAGIVLFATHLANASSQIDVDADLKHLLGRCHWADEDFNECMRQVFNDLRAYFTTGVPDYNIKPFDPHHCSYVELRRGESQGLGSFRLILRNVSEYGWARSEVTKFHADPEDQRIVYTQYFPEKSLEGEYEFAAKMLGTEMNRKGHWNLTLYDYSQTTSVRRIGGPGSLIKVHVEVDRIGGMELHIENLLQGQPLNQLADGVINSMWQLGLPFIKPMINELVSTAFTDIFNESFRHFPLEKFLAT from the exons ATGTCGCAACAGTGGCTCTCAAACTGTGCTAGGCTTCTGGTTTTCCTGGCGGGGATTGTGCTCTTTGCCACTCACTTGGCAAACGCTTCCAGCCAGATCGACGTGGATGCGGATCTGAAGCACTTGCTGGGTCGTTGCCACTGGGCGGACGAGGATTTCAACGAGTGCATGCGGCAGGTGTTCAACGACCTGAGGGCCTACTTCACAACAG GTGTGCCCGACTACAACATCAAGCCCTTTGACCCGCACCACTGTAGCTACGTTGAGCTGCGACGAGGTGAATCACAGGGTCTGGGCAGCTTTCGTCTGATATTGCGCAATGTATCCGAGTACGGATGGGCGCGATCCGAGGTGACCAAGTTCCATGCCGATCCAGAGGACCAGCGCATCGTTTACACACAGTATTTCCCCGAGAAAAGTCTGGAGGGCGAGTACGAGTTCGCCGCCAAAATGCTGGGCACTGAGATGAACAGAAAAGGCCACTGGAACCTCACCCTCTACGATTACAG TCAAACCACCAGCGTTCGGCGCATCGGCGGTCCGGGTTCGCTCATCAAGGTCCATGTGGAGGTGGACCGCATCGGCGGAATGGAGCTGCACATTGAGAACTTGCTGCAGGGACAGCCCCTCAACCAACTGGCCGATGGAGTCATCAACAGCATGTGGCAGCTGGGATTGCCGTTCATCAAGCCGATGATTAACGAGCTGGTCAGCACGGCATTTACGGATATATTCAACGAGTCCTTCCGGCACTTTCCGCTCGAGAAGTTCCTCGCCACGTGA
- the LOC117144033 gene encoding DNA polymerase alpha catalytic subunit has product MSESPSEPRAKRQRVDKNGRFAAMERLRQLKGTKNKCKVEDQVDDVYDVVDEREYAKRAQEKYGDDWIEEDGTGYAEDLRDFFEDEDEYSDGEEDRKDSKKKKGVAPNSKKRPRETEKPVTGKASIKNLFSNAVPKKVDVKTSVKDDDILADILGEIKEEPAGTSEKAEKVIAPAKISVTSRKFDAAAAKEYMNSFLNNIKVQEQERKKAEASSDNEMLERILKPKAAVPNTKVAFFSSPTIKKEPTPEKTPAKKATEDPFSDNEMDFSCLDDDENQFDVEKTQQTEKVSQTKTTAEKTSQSKVAEKAAPKKETTGSPKESESEDISRLLNNWESICQMDDDFEKSVLTADQDSTISSDQQLRFWYWEAYEDPVKMPGEVFLFGRTADGKSVCLRVQNINRVLYLLPRQFLLDPISKEPTKQKVTVADIYKEFDNEVANQLKLEFFRSRKVTKSFAHHAIGIEVPQSCDYLEVHYDGKKPLPNLSADKKYNSIAHIFGATTNALERFLLDRKIKGPCWLQVTGFKVSPTPMSWCNTEVTLTEPKNVELVQDKGKPAPPPPLTLLALNVRTSMNPKTSRNEICMISMLTHNRFHIDRPAPQPAFNRHMCALTRPAVVSWPLDLNFEMAKYKSTTVHKHDSERALLSWFLAQYQKIDADLIVTFDSMDCQLNVITDQIVALKIPQWSRMGRLRLSQSFGKRLLEHFVGRMVCDVKRSAEECIRARSYDLQTLCKQVLKLKESERMEVNADDLLEMYEKGESITKLISLTMQDNSYLLRLMCELNIMPLALQITNICGNTMTRTLQGGRSERNEFLLLHAFHEKNYIVPDKKPVSKRSGAGDTDATLSGADATMQTKKKAAYAGGLVLEPMRGLYEKYVLLMDFNSLYPSIIQEYNICFTTVQQPVDADELPTLPDSKTEPGILPLQLKRLVESRKEVKKLMAAPDLSPELQMQYHIRQMALKLTANSMYGCLGFAHSRFFAQHLAALVTHKGREILTNTQQLVQKLNYDVVYGDTDSLMINTNITDYDQVYKIGHNIKQSVNKLYKQLELDIDGVFGCLLLLKKKKYAAVKLSKDSKGNLRREQEHKGLDIVRRDWSQLAVMVGKAVLDEVLSEKPLEEKLDAVHAQLEKIKTQIAEGVVPLPLFVITKQLTRTPQEYANSASLPHVQVALRMNRERNRRYKKGDMVDYVICLDGTTNAAMQRAYHLDELKTSEDKKLQLDTNYYLGHQIHPVVTRMVEVLEGTDASRIAECLGMDPTKFRQNAQRTQRENTEQSEGESLLKTTLQLYRLCEPFRFQCVTCKTEQLMASAYRPGPSNSHIAVLQQCAKSECQTAPIQYLASVRNQLQLSMRQYVQRFYKNWLVCDHPDCNFNTRTHSLRKKSHRPLCQKCRSGSLLRQYTERDLYNQLCYLRFMFDLGKQTLQQKPTLTPELEQAYQLLYETVDQQLQSSSYVIISLSKLFARSLAQMSLQPSVAQPQIEAIPSALADVV; this is encoded by the exons ATGTCTGAATCACCGT CTGAACCGCGCGCCAAGCGCCAGAGAGTAGACAAAAATGGTAGGTTCGCCGCCATGGAGCGACTGCGACAGCTGAAGGGAACCAAGAACAAATGCAAAGTGGAGGACCAGGTGGACGACGTATATGATGTGGTTGATGAGCGGGAGTACGCGAAGAGGGCGCAGGAGAAGTACGGAGACGATTGGATCGAAGAGG ATGGTACTGGTTATGCAGAAGATCTGCGGGATTTCTTCGAGGACGAAGATGAGTACTCCGATGGTGAGGAGGATCGGAAGGACTCGAAGAAGAAGAAGGGTGTTGCGCCCAACAGCAAAAAGAGACCACGGGAAACAGAAAAACCAGTAACAGGAAAAGCATCCATCAAGAATCTATTCAGCAATGCGGTGCCCAAAAAGGTGGATGTAAAGACCAGTGTGAAGGACGATGATATCCTGGCTGATATTTTGGGCGAAATAAAGGAAGAGCCTGCGGGAACGTCAGAAAAGGCGGAAAAGGTTATAGCCCCAGCGAAAATATCAGTTACGTCTCGGAAATTCGATGCCGCCGCTGCCAAGGAATACATGAATAGTTTTCTGAACAACATCAAAGTTCAGGAGCAGGAACGTAAGAAAGCAGAGGCCAGTAGCGATAACGAGATGCTGGAGCGCATCCTGAAGCCCAAGGCAGCAGTTCCAAACACAAAGGTGGCCTTTTTCTCCAGTCCTACCATCAAAAAGGAGCCCACGCCCGAAAAGACACCTGCCAAAAAAGCCACCGAAGATCCGTTCTCCGACAATGAAATGGACTTTAGCTGTCTGGATGACGATGAAAATCAGTTCGATGTGGAGAAGACACAGCAGACAGAGAAGGTTTCCCAAACGAAAACTACAGCTGAGAAGACATCCCAAAGCAAAGTCGCCGAAAAAGCAGCgcccaaaaaagaaacaacTGGATCGCCaaaggaatcggaatcggaggACATTAGTAGGTTGCTGAACAATTGGGAGTCTATATGCCAAATGGACGATGACTTTGAAAAGTCCGTGCTCACCGCGGATCAGGATTCGACAATCTCATCAGATCAACAGCTGCGGTTCTGGTACTGGGAGGCCTATGAGGATCCAGTAAAGATGCCCGGCGAGGTCTTTCTGTTTGGTCGGACCGCCGATGGAAAGTCCGTCTGTCTGCGGGTACAAAACATCAACCGTGTGCTCTATCTGCTACCCCGGCAATTT CTCTTAGACCCCATTTCGAAAGAGCCAACCAAGCAGAAGGTGACCGTCGCTGACATATACAAGGAGTTCGACAACGAGGTGGCAAACCAACTGAAGCTGGAATTCTTTCGATCCCGCAAGGTCACCAAGAGTTTTGCCCATCACGCCATCGGTATTGAGGTTCCGCAATCTTGCGATTACTTGGAGGTTCACTACGATGGCAAGAAACCACTGCCCAATTTGTCGGCtgacaagaaatacaattCTATAGCACACATATTCGGCGCCACCACCAATGCACTCGAAAGATTCCTCTTGGATCGGAAAATCAAGGGGCCCTGTTGGCTGCAGGTGACTGGATTCAAGGTGAGCCCAACTCCCATGAGTTGGTGCAACACCGAGGTCACGCTTACGGAGCCCAAGAATGTGGAGTTGGTGCAAGATAAGGGAAAGCCAGCGCCACCACCGCCACTTACGCTACTAGCACTTAATGTGCGCACCTCAATGAATCCCAAGACATCAAGAAATGAGATATGCATGATTTCGATGCTTACCCATAATCGTTTCCATATCGACCGCCCTGCTCCACAGCCCGCTTTCAATCGACATATGTGCGCTTTGACCCGTCCGGCGGTGGTTAGTTGGCCTTTGGATTTGAACTTTGAGATGGCAAAATACAAGTCCACCACAGTGCACAAACATGACTCAGAGAGAGCCCTGTTGAGTTGGTTCTTAGCTCAGTACCAGAAAATAGATGCAGATCTCATTGTAACCTTTGATTCCATGGATTGTCAACTAAATGTGATAACCGATCAAATTGTAGCCCTGAAGATTCCCCAATGGTCTCGAATGGGGCGACTGAGGCTGAGCCAATCGTTTGGCAAGCGATTGCTGGAACATTTCGTCGGCAGAATGGTTTGTGATGTAAAGCGATCTGCAGAGGAGTGTATAAGAGCAAGATCCTATGATCTGCAAACGTTATGCAAGCAAGTACTGAAGCTTAAGGAATCGGAGAGAATGGAAGTGAATGCCGATGATCTATTGGAGATGTATGAGAAAGGAGAGAGCATCACCAAGCTCATATCGCTCACCATGCAGGACAATTCGTATTTACTAAGGCTGATGTGTGAGCTCAACATCATGCCGTTGGCGTTACAAATCACCAATATTTGCGGCAATACCATGACCAGGACCCTTCAAGGAGGTCGTTCTGAACGAAATGAGTTCTTGTTGCTGCATGCTTTCCACGAGAAGAATTACATAGTGCCGGACAAGAAGCCGGTTTCCAAACGCAGTGGTGCCGGAGATACGGATGCCACGCTTTCAGGTGCAGATGCTACGATGCAAACCAAAAAGAAGGCAGCCTATGCTGGTGGCTTGGTGTTGGAGCCCATGCGCGGTCTCTACGAGAAGTACGTTCTACTCATGGACTTTAACTCCCTGTACCCCAGCATAATACAGGAGTACAACATATGCTTCACCACCGTCCAACAGCCCGTGGATGCAGATGAGTTGCCCACCCTACCCGATTCCAAAACGGAACCTGGAATATTACCCCTTCAATTGAAACGTTTGGTGGAGTCGCGAAAAGAGGTGAAAAAACTAATGGCAGCGCCTGATCTTTCGCCGGAACTCCAGATGCAGTACCACATTCGGCAGATGGCCCTGAAGCTAACTGCGAACTCCATGTATGGTTGCTTGGGTTTCGCCCACTCCCGGTTCTTTGCCCAGCACTTGGCTGCTTTGGTCACCCACAAGGGCAGAGAAATCCTCACGAACACACAACAACTCGTGCAAAAGTTGAACTATGACGTCGTTTATGGTGATACAGATTCCCTGATGATAAATACCAATATAACAGACTACGACCAGGTCTACAAGATTGGTCACAACATTAAGCAGAGTGTAAATAAACTATACAAGCAGCTGGAATTGGATATCGATGGAGTATTTGGCTGTTTGCTCTTGCTGAAGAAAAAGAAGTATGCCGCCGTCAAGTTGAGCAAGGATTCCAAGGGAAACCTGCGGCGTGAACAGGAGCACAAGGGACTGGATATAGTTCGTCGCGATTGGTCTCAGCTGGCTGTAATGGTGGGAAAAGCCGTTCTCGATGAAGTGCTGTCGGAAAAGCCTTTGGAGGAAAAACTGGATGCAGTGCATGCCCAACTGGAGAAGATCAAAACTCAAATCGCGGAGGGTGTAGTACCGCTGCCACTGTTTGTCATCACCAAACAGCTAACTCGGACTCCCCAGGAATATGCCAATAGTGCTTCATTACCCCACGTCCAGGTGGCCCTTCGGATGAATCGCGAGCGTAACAGGCGGTACAAAAAGGGCGATATGGTGGACTATGTGATCTGTTTGGATGGCACAACAAATGCTGCCATGCAGCGAGCATACCATTTGGATGAGCTCAAGACCAGCGAGGATAAGAAGCTGCAGCTGGACACGAATTACTATCTGGGACACCAGATTCATCCGGTGGTCACGCGAATGGTGGAGGTGTTGGAGGGAACCGATGCGAGTCGCATCGCCGAATGTCTGGGCATGGACCCAACAAAGTTCCGCCAGAATGCGCAGAG AACCCAGCGAGAGAACACCGAGCAGTCGGAGGGTGAGTCCCTGCTCAAGACGACTCTTCAGTTGTACCGCCTGTGCGAACCGTTCCGCTTCCAGTGCGTTACCTGTAAGACGGAGCAGCTGATGGCGTCTGCATACCGGCCGGGTCCAAGCAACTCCCACATAGCCGTGCTCCAGCAATGCGCAAAGTCCGAGTGCCAAACAGCACCGATTCAGTACCTGGCCAGCGTGCGCAATCAGCTGCAGCTTTCCATGCGGCAGTATGTGCAACGATTCTATAAAAACTGGCTGGTCTGCGATCATCCGGATTGCAACTTCAACACCCGCACACACTCCTTGAGGAAGAAATCCCACCGCCCGCTGTGCCAAAAGTGCAGGAGCGGCAGCCTGCTGCGTCAGTATACGGAGCGGGACCTGTACAATCAGCTCTGCTACCTGAGATTCATGTTCGACCTTGGCAAGCAAACGCTGCAGCAGAAAC CCACCCTCACACCGGAGCTGGAGCAGGCCTATCAACTCCTATACGAAACGGTGGATCAGCAGCTGCAGAGCTCCTCCTACGTGATCATCTCGCTAAGCAAGCTCTTTGCCCGCTCCCTGGCTCAGATGTCCCTGCAACCGTCCGTGGCGCAGCCCCAGATCGAAGCAATTCCGAGTGCTTTGGCGGATGTGGTCTAA